A stretch of Arachis hypogaea cultivar Tifrunner chromosome 15, arahy.Tifrunner.gnm2.J5K5, whole genome shotgun sequence DNA encodes these proteins:
- the LOC112749374 gene encoding probable 3-hydroxyisobutyryl-CoA hydrolase 2, with translation MDAGDGVAVDGGGGGGGGGGGDKGISVDTNRDKGMIELFINMNKSSDTSLQKPIRSQSPTLSHLVITNLLVVVSNCEDINSVYIQSRQLTGLATNVSQILKNLRLYENDFSIKLVILKANGKAFSAGGDIVSLIASSLVSLINGVAIGGGAALSMRATFRVVTENAIFAMPEVHIGVFPDCGACHFLSSLPGYFGEYLGLTGTRLDAAEMIACGLATHFIPSMKLNSLENALQNITSSNVSTIATLIETFTEKANVKEDSPFKR, from the exons ATGGATGCTGGTGATGGAGTGGCAGTGGatgggggtggtggtggtggtggtggtggtggtggtg ACAAAGGCATTTCAGTTGACACGAACCGAGACAAAGGCATGATTGAACTCTTTATCAACATGAATAAGAGCTCGGATACCAGTCTTCAGAAACCTATTCGGAGCCAATCACCAACACTAAGTCACCTTGTCATAACGAATTTACTTGTGGTAGTCTCGAATTGCGAAGACATCAATAGTGTCTACATCCAATCCAGGCAACTCACAGGTCTGGCCACCAAT GTTTCTCAAATTTTAAAGAATCTAAGATTGTATGAGAATGACTTTTCAATCAAACTTGTGATATTGAAG GCTAATGGAAAAGCATTTTCAGCTGGTGGTGATATAGTCTCACTGATTGCATCTTCACTG GTGTCTCTAATTAATGGAGTGGCCATAGGAGGAGGAGCGGCTCTTTCCATGAGGGCAACCTTTAGAGTTGTGACAGAGAATGCT ATATTTGCTATGCCAGAGGTACATATTGGAGTGTTTCCGGACTGTGGTGCATGTCACTTCCTTTCTAGCCTTCCTGGCTATTTTg GCGAATACTTAGGACTAACTGGTACACGTTTGGATGCAGCAGAAATGATAGCATGTGGTTTAGCCACACATTTCATTCCTTCAATG AAGCTAAATTCATTGGAAAATGCCCTACAAAATATTACTTCTTCAAATGTATCAACAATTGCCACCCTAATAGAAACTTTCACAGAGAAGGCAAATGTGAAAGAAGATAGTCCATTCAAGAGGTAA